AAACTGCTGCTTTATGGAACATGAAGAATAtgatttcttattattttaaaagttgttaCAGCGTTGTGTCTATGAAACTATGCAGTAACAGTTGGTCAGTGTCATCCCGAGATGTCCTCTCATAATTCAGGTGTTCAGACTGAAAACACACCTCATTAAAAATGCACACATTGTTAAAAATCTAGTTTTCTGTCAGAGCACTTGAATTAATATGCTGAAATATGAGTGGAATATTGGAATGGATACATGGAATATTTGCCTAATAATGCCCCAAAAATACTGCCTATCACAGCTTCATATTTCTGCATAAtaattagagatgttccgattccgataccagtatcggaaatgcctccgatactgccgaaAATGCTGGCATCGGTATCGGCGAGTACTGGAGTAcaggcaccgatccgataccacataaacaattaaaaatcgGAATCTATTTACTGGTTAGCTCCATTAGCTCGGACACAGTTCTTCTTCGCCACTGTTAAAATAGTTGCGCTGCTGTTTTAGAGGGGCGAAGAAGAATTGATCGCCTAACGCCTCCTTAAAACCAGCTAGCATTAGCGCATCATGTCGGCAGTTTGGCAGTACTTTACCGTGGATGTTCCCACCGGTAAGACGGCAACATGCAACATATGCAAAGAAGCAAATTCAAGGGGTGGCACGAGTGTTGcaaatttcaacagcagcaacttcattaaacatttgaagacgcgTCACGCTAAAGAGCACAACGAATTTACGAAAACTACGGGGGAAAAAAGAGGACGAACTAGAGCAGCAAACTCTGGAAACTGCCTTCCAGCGACGAGATAAATTACCCAAAGAcagccaaaaagcaacaacgataaccaacaaagttttggagttTATTGTACTGGATTACCAACCCCTGTCTGTTGTCGAAAATGTGGGATTTCGCCGCTTAATGGAGCATTAGAAGCCAAGGTACGGTTTGCCAGGTTGTAAATATATCTCTGAAACTGCGCTACCCAAATTATACGAGACAGTTAGGGAACACATTTCGTGGATGCTTGGGCAAAGACGTGCATGCAGTCAGCTTTACCACGGACATTTGGCGCTCCGACGTGTGCCCCGTGTCTTTGCTAAGTTTAACGTCCCACTGGGTGGATAGAGAGTCAACATTTACCCCTCGAAGTGCGGAGCTGCACCCCACCGAGTTCCGAGGGTCCCATACTGGCACATTAATTGCCGAATCAATTGAGGGGGTTCTAGTAAAGTGGAAAATCCCCCAAGTCCAcgttcatgttttacatttttatactgttctatttaaaatatatggcttccatttgctgtattattaatgttttaaaaagtgttaaacctgagccaggccttaCCACAATGATAATAttatcagtcattttttttttttttaaacacactggtaTGGGTTActcgtatcggccgataccacAACACAAGTATCGGAATCGGTATCGGAAAGtaaaaatggtatcggaacatctctaataaTAATGTCTAATTAGGGTGTGACTACGTTGAGTGACAGGTGGGTGACCGAACAGGTGGCTGGCGTGTACAGGCCACTGTTGTCATGACGACTAAATTCAAACCTAAATACATCCACTATAGTTTGAAAAGTACAGAATAAATACAGATATAATAATATAGAATATAACTGCtaaaaaacatatacatttgTGCAACagcaataaacataaaaatatttatataatgtGAGCTGTAACTGACACAGTTTCCAATAAtggacggcatcagcccaagtctcctcagggactgtgctgaccagctctgtggtgtgttcaggcacttattcaacctgagcctgagcctggagaaggtcccagcaatgtggaagacctcctgtgtggtcccggtaccaaagtcaccgcgacccaaggagccaaaccacttcaggcctgttgccctgacttctcacctgatgaataccatggagaggatcatcctgcgtcacctgcAACCCCTGGTGGCACACAgcggaccccctgcagtttgcttaccagcctgggattggagtggacgacgcagtgatctacctgctgcacagatcgctgcttcacctggaggacagcgggagcactgtgagagtcatgttcttcgacttctccagtgcttttaacaccatccagccttcgctcctcagagtgaagatggagagtgccggagtggaccaacatctggctgcatggactacggactacctcaccaacagaccacagtatgttgaggctccatcactgtggtctgacgtggtgcactgcagcacaggtgcccctcaggtacggtgctctcccccttccttttcaccctctacacctcggacttcacacacaacaccacccactgccacatccagaagttctctgatgacacagtggttgttggttgtgtctctgagggaacgatctggaatacaggtcggttatcaaggactttgtcagctggtgtgagctcaaccagcttcagcttaacaccagcaagacaaggagatgatagtcgacttcaggaggaaaacatcccctttctcaccgtgagcatccagggattggacattgatgtagtggagagctacaattcctgggtgttcacctaaacaataaactgaactggactgataacacccaagcactctacaagaaggccagagtcgcctccatctgctgaggagactcaggtcctttggagtgtgtaggactctcctcaggaccttctatgactctgtggtggcctctgcctctacgctgtggtctgctggagggggggcaggaGCAGACtcgagcagactcaatagactgatcaggagagcgagctctgtcctggactgtcctctggaccccatagagaaagtaggggagaggaagATGTTagtcaagctgacatccatcatggacaacacctctcaccccctacatgacactgtggggtccctgagcagctccttcagcagcagactgatacccccccccctacatgacactgtggagtccctgagcagctccttcagcagcagactgatacacccacggtgtaagaaggagaggtaccgcaggtccttcatcccggccgctgtcagactctacaacacctgcactacctgatagtgttgtagtttctgttcctgtttttctccccatctacatcacacactttctgtttatctttaatattggtattatattattttattacaagtacttacttttcaatatttatggtctcaggttaatataatttaaattatgctaccgactcttgcttctttgctctaattacacattcaacttaatttttaacgtcacttacaaccgcatattgtttctcttatcatggcaccGCACtttaaattccttttgtttgacggcatttgacttactcagtctaccatattttcattgtctatttcttgcctgtatttcttgcctgtatttcttgccttgtatttctttcatgcttacttgtttgtgtgttatgttttattttttttgtttttttgctgttgctgctatgctgctacttgtaacgacagaatttccccgtcgtgggataaataaagtataatctaatctaatctaatctaatgataAAACCAGATTTCTTTGAGTGAATGTGACTCATTGAAAGCCCCGTGTGGCCCCTGGGGCCCCTGAGAGAGTCCATGTAGCTGACAGCGTTGAAGCTACACTGATATAGAGTAACAGTAGAGTACAGTGGAGGTGGAGTGTCTGGGGGGGGCTGCCGGCCCAGCTGGCTTCTACCCGAGAACAGAGTAGACCACGGTATCTGCGTCACCACAGGGGGCGCTGTGCAGCGAGCAGCTGGACCGCTGGGGACATCCAGCTCAGAGTAGGTGAGCTCGTCTTCAGTCtgcaagaaaacacaaagctcAAACTTCATCAGCTGACTCTACTCGCCTGCTTCTTCAGGAGCAGCATTTCAGAAGGAGCTGCTGATGGAAACTGTTCACAGGGTTGGAGCTCTGAATCTGTTGTTTACCATGAACATCTGTATCAGTGACACCCCCCCCCTTTCTGTTCACACTTCCTCCTCTATGGCTTTAGAGACAGTTCAGTATGATCACTAACTGGCCTGGTTCCTGTTCCTCTATAGGTTGCTTTTCTCTATTGATGAACAAAATAGACAGATGAGAGTACTCCTCTAACTATATTAATTTAACTTAATATTCTGAGTAAATaactggatttctttttaattttgaaaacattaagctcatttaaaatcttattttgtCCACAATCTTCTCTCTATTCTAGAAAGTCCTTTGCTGTACGATAACATCTTCATTTGTCTCAGGCCACGTCTCAAAGCCTGCATCCGAACATAAAAAGCCAAATGAACATTATTACATGACTCATGATGACCAAAGATAGGTAGGTGCTAGGGACAGAGAAACAGCTGTGGGAATAAAAACTAGTCCCTATCAGCTGCAGCCTGAAGGGGTTTCCTGACCCCTAAAAGCCAACCACACCCTTGACTTACTTTCATCTGAGAAGTGGGTGCAGTGACTAAGCTGTAGTCCTCGGTGGTCTCTACTCCATCTGGTTTGGTGTATTTGGCGTAAGTGTAAACTGTGGACACTTCTACAGGAGGAGATGtgctctgtctgtcctctctgaTCTCCTCATACACTGGGTTGGCCTGCAGGAAGAGATCAGGGCTTTGGATTAATATCAGCTGGTTGATTCTGACACTACTGATGCTGAGATGTCCAGATGAACCCAAACGCACCTTTGTAACATGAGAGTACTCAGGTTCTACAGGAGGTTCTGAAAAACATGCAGTTCAGAGGATTAGAATAAAGAGATGAATTTATAAAAACTTTTGTGACTTCATTTAAACAAAGAGCTTTCTAAACTTTCTGGGCCGACCTTAAAGCTTCTATATATgagatttaaaacattaatatagcagcaaacaACCAGCCTGTAGGAGTCCTGAGCAGAGCATGAAGTCCCAGTGGGAGATGTTCTCAGAGCTTCTCTGGTCTTTGTTTGGTAGCCAGGCCGGCCGCGGGCCTGTTAGAGCATGTGAGTCCCTCCCTTTGAAactgttgcccccccccctctgtatTAAAGAGATGTAAATATGTTTCATGCTGTCTGGACGGTGTGGACGGTCCCTGTGAACCTCTGGTCCTTCATACTGACTGTGGTTACAGAGTCTCCAAGAATGGACCTcgtctcttctgtctctgttgctgtaGATGAGTCTCCTCTTTGGAAACGTCTCCTGAGTAGAAGCACTTCGGGGGACTGGAGCCAATCATTGTAATGGAGTCTGAGAGACCCCGTCCCCGTTGTTGCAAAAGACCCTCAGTGGACAGTGGCCCAGGACACAGTCGTCCATGTGAACATCCACCCTGCCTGAGATGGAGCGCCCTACGAGCTGTTTCTACTGTTGAACGGAGGTTCAGTTGAAAACCCAAGAAACacaaagctaaagctaaaaatatatgtactgcTTGAAATATAACTCACAGCTAAAATATATGTGTTTGCTTGAAGTATAACTCTCACCTAAGATATGTGTTTGAAATACAACTCACaggtgaaatatatatatactgcttAAAGTGTGCCATGTAACCCATTAATGACttgttttgatgaaagtatgtactaaatattagaaacagctaaaactaaaaaacttatATTCGTTAGGTGTGACCTTTGTCACACTTTTAAGTGTGCTAAGGGTCACTTACTGTAACAAGTGGAACTGGTCTGAACTGGTCATCTGCTGTGGCCACCTGTGTGATAACGTAGTGGTGGAATTACCCTGTTTTCCAGAAGGGAGGGGGTTTTTAGCCTTGACTTTTAgtataaatatgagttgatgtggCCACTTTCTTCAGCGAAAGCATACCCACTTCTTGGGTTTTATCTAGTCTCTGATTTTGATACTCTTTGCTTTTAGGGCAGAAAGGGAAgggaatatttctgttttttgtacttgttttttttgattattcccaaaataataaaaccacctgagcttgttgtgagctaggggaccaaaagacttgtattccttgattttagtcatttaatttctctctctcacacctcagCTTTCCGAGGGTAGAAGTTTCCCTCTCATGAGGGCAGTTAAGACTCCTCTTTAACCACCTGGGCGAGTTGCAGCCCGCGGGGATCGACATTGACAGTCAGACCTCCTGTTATCTCCTAGTGGGAGTGCATTCCCCATCCGCTCTGCCGGTCAGAACCACCGAGCACTTAGCTTCTCTCGGACCGGCGACCAACGAAGGCTAGCGGGCGTCCTTGAGAAGGAGGGACCTCCGGTGACCCTGGGAGGAACGGTTCCTAACCGTGAGTACTaagaaaaatcattggttgtAAGATCCCCTCGGGCAGTGCTTAAATATACAGGGGGACAAGAGCCTGTTAGTGGGGGACGTCTgggtaaaaatctgaaaaggcctCTTGCCTCGCCTCCGGTTTCCCTGATCCGGGCGGGGGCCCTTTAACttagcaagggtgtgtgtggtctctaagtaaaaagaactaaaaataattattactaaaataataattactaattcattttaaaaagtgttaaattagcGAATCACTGTGTGTGGATCGACAATCTAGCATTTATACAATCagggaagtatcaaagtaactccttttaaTAACCATCCGCCCCGCTGATAGTAACGGGGGTTATTATACGGCAGAAGCGGGCATAGTAGGGacgggggagggagggggttaCTGAGGGGAAGGTATAAAAGGAGTTAGCCCTCAACCAAACGAGAGCGATACAACACCTCAGTAACTGTCACACCGTTCGACACTACAAaggtctgtgtctctgtagcGTGTTAATGGTTGGAATATGACTTCGCTGATCTAGTGGGtgacgtatgtgtgtgtgtgtgtgtgtgtgtgtgtgtgtttgtgtttgtgtgtgtatgtgtttcctGTAGTCTCACCTTTGGGTTTCTTGTCTCTCTTCCTGCAGAAAATCAGCAAAGCTGCTGATAATATGAGGACCAGGAGGACCAGAGGCAGAACCACATACAGCAGAGTTCTCTGGCTGTTGGAGCAGAAGAACACGTTGGTTTGACACTTCCTGGTCCATTATTAAATATATCTGGCAGCAGAACTGGACTACAAGGTACATGAGGGACCTGAGAGATCATTCATGCTGTGTTGGCCAACTAATAGTAACATCAACTTCATCTTTTTAATTCAATACTTTATAAccattttataacatttaaacCAACAAATATTGTCTATGCAGACGAGCATACATATCCATGTATGTGCTGTAACAGTATATTcaatacacacaacaaagtaaCCATACCTGAAGCTGGGGTTTCTTTCGAGGCTCGCTGGCTTCAGGGGAGGATGATGAaggtgaggaggatgatgaaGGTGTGGAGCTGAaactctgtgatgtcatcagtgTGGAGGATGATGGGACTGATGGTGGAGAAGGTCTGGGAGGAGAGGTTGGAGCtgtgaaacattaaaaaccCAATCAACCAGTCAGAGAGTGATTGTAGAGATCCAAAGAAGTGGTGCTGACCAGATGCTCCCTGCAGAGAACTCGGTGCTAACATCCATGTGTTTTAATCCCACAGCTAAATGCACAAGGTCATCAATGGGTTTGGTGCTACAAgactccaatcagctgcagtGGGGGGGCCGTCTGACTTCATCACATATTTTACACATCAGCTGTTAAAGGAGCATTCATCAGAGTTCCCAATGTTGGAAATATGCAGCTCTAAATACAACTGTTAGACTAAACATGTTGAGTTATTGGAAACATCAGCAGCTGTCAGTGAACAGTTAATAACATGACTCTCAGGAGAAACTCACCCTCTGGAACTCGGAGCTCAATCTCACAGTATGATGATGAGAATGATCTAACCAAACCCCATCTGTACCGTCCTGAGTCAGACTGAGTCAGGTTTCTGATGCTCACATACAGAACataagaaaatgttgaaatctTTATATATTCAATACTGTATCGGCCTCTGTGATCTGTGTCCTTTTCTGTCTCAATGAGAATGTCTCCGTCTTCACATTCATCCTTACAGAAGATTTTTGTGTTTCCAAATATACTGAAGGTGCATTTAATTGTGATGTCTCCTCCTTCAGTTCCTGTTCTCTGGATGATTTCTGCATTGATGAGACCGATGTTTCCATCCTGCAGTGCTGTTAAAAAGATGACCAATCAATAGTTACTATGTGTACTTCCTGTAAGATGTTGCAGTCTGATTTGTTTCACATTTCCATAAATCAAACCTAGATCCCCTCAGTCCTACTGGGAGCGTCCCAGTTCAACCAGTCTGGGACTGAGgggtaacactttaaaacaacagAGATCTGGATTCTTTCAGATTTCAACCATTAAAATAATCTCTCAGTCTGACTCAGATTTAATGTTCTCCAGAGAATAGTTTATTAGCTAGTTTCCTTTTTCTCGGATCAATTTCTTTTTGAACCAAAGTGTTGGATGGTTCCAGGTTTGTTGAGCCTCACAGAAAATTAATGAGTGGCATCTCATCtcaatattaaaagaaaacataaagtCAGAGCCTGTTGTGGTGAGTTGATCAccttccttcctctttcctcccttccttcctttccgTGAATCTTTATAGGTTTAGCTCTGTGTGTTGCAACAGAGTCTATTCATGAGAAACTGTTTTCCTTCTGCTGCAAAGCTGAACCGAGcgactgtaaatgaagaaaataagaagaaTTTCAgagtaaaaagagagagaatgctAGAAGTAGAAGCTGAGTTTACTCACtgaggaagaagaagcagatCAGAGACTGACCCACGTTCATGTTGGAGGATCTGATGGTTTAACGctgcctctctttcttcttcactgGTAAACCAGGAACTGGTCACTTCTCTAAATGATGGAGGCCCTCCCCCAAACACatcacgccccccccccctcctactCTCCTCCCTTCTTTGAGTCTTTCTAGTGGGAACTTAAAGAGGCATTAATGTCGTATTGATGTGTACACTGAAATAAATCTCCatctttgtaaatatttttgtcatGTTGTAATTTTTCACCAAGTTTAACCTGTTTAAAATGAATCAACTCATTTCAAGATGTTTCTAAAGTGGACCTGAtctattttcaggttcatacttgtattttgtcccttttgtgggagagagaaataatgcactttagatttaaatgaaactttttttcttttgacaacAATTTCAACCAAATAAGTTAAAAAGTCAAACCCCAAAGAGATGCAGACTGATGTCCAGGGGAAAGACTTTCAGTCTGACTGGAGCTTTCTGAtctgtggaggaaaaagtttattttgcatttttgatccttgacaacagctaagtgggtcacttgtataacttgttgattcactgttgtataactactattattgttttgtctttcatttatcaattgtattattgttttgtctttcatttatcaattgtattattgttttgtgtttcatttatcaattatATAACTTGTCTTGATTGCGCATGTTTTGAGAACGGCTTTCTATCGAGCTCATGTTTTGAGAGCCGGCTTTCCTGTTTCGAAAACATGGTTTCGAGGCAGGACGCCGGACTCACCAATGAATGGGCTGGTAGCGAggattgacccccccccccgctcacaCACCATCCTTGTttgttaagagaataaaaagacggAGGATCCCTCGGCCCGACAGAGTCAGCTGCGAGTCACGTACGGGACGTCCAGCCATGCTGCTCTGTCCGGACTGACGGCTCTCCAGTCCTGTGTCAAGGTAAGAGCTTTGGAGTAGAGTTTACTCTGCATCACGTactgagtgcatgtgtgttgtaTGCTGTTTGCTTTGCTGTTTTCTGTGGGAAATaaagtgacacatttattatagcagaaaacagtctgtgtgaTTATTGACAGAGTAAGCCAGTTGCTTGCTGCTGTGCCGTGATCTGCGGggaataaataaacatgtttgttttagcGGAGCACGGCGTTTGGGTTTGTTGACAGTGTGAGCCTGTTGAACACATCTGTACTGTAGTCCGCGGGGGATAGAGACAGGTAATCCTAGCGGAAGCAGTGTTTATAGTGCTTATTTGCTTGCAGCCGACCACCCCGCAATCCTGTCTAAAGATTTTCGCAAAACAAGATCTAACAGGATGTCACTGAGTGCTGATGTCACCACCTGGGGGAGCCATAGACCAGAACCCCACAGGGGGCTGGGTAAGTCTAGCCccgtggtggaggaggagaaatgGACTCAGGAGGTCTTCACCTGGTGCTTCCATTTATTTCTTCATCAATCACATGGAAGTGCAGTATTGCACGGGTGACTTATTgcaaaaatatatcaaaatttaaaaaacaaacacaaaactaaatactaactattcaATTTATCATCACACACTGATATTAAACAAGATGAAAGGCAGAATCAGGCCCTGACTAATGGGCTCTGGCACCTGCACCCTTCCAGTCCAAAGCTGTCCTGCCCAGAGGAGCCTGGGCCTCTTTCCTTTAGACCACCATGGTGAATGAACCCTTGGGTAAATCCACTAACCTGCAATAAATGACTTGGGTAGACCCATGACAGGCTGGACTAGAAGAACAGCTCTCAACTCTCTCATTCACATATTATATCATGTCATCTCATTAATTCACTTATTTCCACTAGTGGATTACAGTATGAAGGCTTTTCAAGTAATGTGGAGAATTAAGGGAGCGCCTTGGGCCTGCCTGGTTTGACATCatgcttttttcctctctttctttcgtCACTGATTTCAGAAACACTGGACTACAAAGACTTTATTGCTGAGTTTGGGGACAAGAAGGCAAGGACCGTGCCTTTCACTTCCTCCAGCGTGGTAAGTCGGAGTCTTTATAAAGCGATAGAAAGAATATAACGGGACATGCAGCTGAGCTGCCAAGCTGTAGGGCAGACGGCCTAGTATTCTGACAACTAAATACACCGCTATCTCTCTTagcaccaaaacaaaaacactactATCTCTGTGGCAACGCCTTTCCTCCTAGTTTGGCAtctttcagcaccatggacagaggtacacacacacagcaagacacacatgaacaaacacacaccacacacggtAAGACTACAGAGCTGTCTAAATGACGGCAGGCCCGTTTGCGGGTTTACAGTCTACTTTACGCatgcatcacccccccccccccaaaacgtTTCTGAAACCCGAAGCCTGGATTCGGTGCATCCCTGATTTAAATGAGTCCGGACCAAGCCCCGAACCTCCTAAAGTCCTAGAAACACTTCTGGTTGGTAATAAAATCCTTCCCTGCCATGAGCAGCAGCCAGGCTTCACTGTGCATTCAGCAGAAACTCTTGCTGACGTCCTCATTGGTGTTGTATCAAAGAGAGTAGAGTATATGTGGTCCGGATCCCTGGAGGCCGGATCCAGACTCTGGTAGGTGGAGTCTGCATGGGTGGAGGGTGGAGGACAGTTCTCATACAGGTCAATCtgaacacaaaaatacaatcaAAATACAGCAACAATAACTTAACCACACATGTCAAACACTGTGGCTCCACGTCTGGATATGTAATCGTGTGATGTGAAAGCAGAAGTTGTCAacattaaaggaacacgccgacttattAGGACTTTATCTTATCACCGttacccccagagttagactAGTCCACACATACCCTTCTTATCTCCGTGCTGCTGTACCTCTGTCTGACcccccccagcattagcttagcttagcacagatgCTGCAGGTAACCGgtccaactagctactgctcccaataagtgacaaaataacaccaacatgttCCTGTTTACATGGTGTGATTTGTACAGTCAGAGTGTGTgtaaataacaaggtcacatgacacacagccatcttctaacggcatactaactgggaactatgTTCTAAGAAAGgtgaagcactgctacttctgctacttTAGAGGGAAACAGAAGCTGTGTAAttatctgcatttttttctttcccctctctaGTTGTTCTCAGTGAAGAGCAACTAATATCTAATATTGGATGTTCTTAGCACAGTGGAATAAGCTGCAAGTTTTATATTTACTCTGATTTTGGCTCTGTGTTCATCTTAAACAACTCCTAAAAACAGATCTGGTTCCTAATCTGGTTCTCTCACCAGTTGTTGTGTCAGCTGTTTGTTTCAGtcaggtggacagaaacatgTCTCCAAAGAAATGATCATCACCATGACTGCTGGATGTTTAAAAGATGACTGATAATGTATTACTCTGATGAGGAAATTACTATTATTGgacactacacacaggtctgaaatacacacacatcctcagGTTCTCTACATAGACTAATGGAGacatgtcagagtgggggggcttgaacgagcgaccctccggttcccaacccaactccctactgactgagctactgacaCCCGTAGTCATGTCAGTGTGGTGTTAGTCTGGCCTTgctgctgcagaggagggtctggctattgATGGGAGAAAAtcatgctctggtttgttggcatttcttaaaactGATCATAGTTGTGTTTGGCGGTGCTAAGAGCTGGACGGAGCAacagcgcctctgcaaaatatcctcgggaaggaactttgTTCAAGAGTTGTTTTAGTTTAACAGAgaattcagattggacagatagtctagctagcggtctggatttaccctgcagagatctgaggaccaggtaaccatagtcctcagattggacagatagtctagctagctgtctggatttaccctgcagagatctgaggaccaggtaaccatagtcctcagattggacagatagtctagctagctgtctggatttaccctgccgagctctgaggaccaggtaaccatagtcctcatgaatccagtttaaaatgccaagacaaagaaagaggaaggtaacggacatctgaAAACGACATCCGAGAAGACTGACATCCGGTTGAATAACGACATAAAAAGTCACATGTTCAGCACAGTGCATCAGCAGCCATATTAAAAGATGACAGTGAGAGTTAACaaagatagatgagatagaGAAAGTCACCTCAGTCCTGGTGATGTCTGTGGTTCCTCTCTTGTTAGAACCTGAGGAACCGAcaaagtgtttctctctctctggaatGAGGAATTATTAAAACGGTGCAGATCATGTTGAAAGATAACTCACCATCAGAGTGCTCAGTCCTCTTTTTGTAGAAGAGCAGCAGAACAGcagacaccaccacca
This genomic window from Etheostoma spectabile isolate EspeVRDwgs_2016 unplaced genomic scaffold, UIUC_Espe_1.0 scaffold00006416, whole genome shotgun sequence contains:
- the LOC116678079 gene encoding CMRF35-like molecule 9, with amino-acid sequence MNVGQSLICFFFLTLQDGNIGLINAEIIQRTGTEGGDITIKCTFSIFGNTKIFCKDECEDGDILIETEKDTDHRGRYSIEYIKISTFSYVLYVSIRNLTQSDSGRYRWGLVRSFSSSYCEIELRVPEAPTSPPRPSPPSVPSSSTLMTSQSFSSTPSSSSSPSSSSPEASEPRKKPQLQPENSAVCGSASGPPGPHIISSFADFLQEERQETQRRRFQRGDSSTATETEETRSILGDSVTTVSMKDQRFTGTVHTVQTA